From one Streptomyces sp. CA-210063 genomic stretch:
- a CDS encoding ArsA family ATPase, producing MRTILITGQGGSGRTTVAAATALDAAREGARTLVLSADRIDGLGAVLGRATGAEPVRVAPNLTAWRPDAAADFREDLVAFQERAASVMGLLGAGRLDAEELTPLPGAEELALLRALRDAALSEVYDLLVVDLPPAPQALALLGLPEELRRYLRRLLPPERQAARALRPVLGRLAGVPMPSEWLYETAARWDVELAAVAAVVEDPGTSVRLVAEPGPTGADHVRLAGVGLALRALPVDVLIANRVLPESTHDTWLAGLVAQQRKATEEWEQCAQDRPVRRVAHLGHDPRGADDLTTLHVPGIGDAPARVEWTVADNLGDEGVLVWHIPLPGAIRDELDLIRRGDELVVTAGQFRRIVPLPSALRRCTVDGAALRDGFLRIRFAPDPQLWPRTR from the coding sequence ATGCGCACCATCCTGATCACCGGGCAAGGCGGCAGCGGCCGTACGACGGTCGCGGCGGCCACGGCGCTCGACGCGGCCCGTGAGGGCGCGCGGACGCTTGTGCTGAGCGCGGACCGGATCGACGGGCTGGGTGCGGTGCTGGGCCGGGCCACCGGGGCGGAACCCGTCCGGGTCGCACCGAATCTCACCGCTTGGCGGCCCGACGCGGCGGCGGACTTCCGGGAGGATCTCGTCGCCTTCCAGGAGCGGGCGGCGTCCGTCATGGGTCTGTTGGGGGCCGGCCGGTTGGACGCCGAGGAACTCACCCCTCTTCCCGGTGCCGAAGAGCTCGCTCTGCTGCGGGCGCTGCGCGACGCCGCGCTCTCCGAGGTGTACGACCTGCTCGTCGTCGATCTGCCGCCCGCGCCGCAGGCACTCGCGCTGCTCGGTCTGCCGGAGGAGCTGCGGAGGTATCTGCGGCGGCTGCTCCCGCCGGAGCGCCAGGCCGCCCGGGCGCTGCGGCCGGTCCTCGGACGGCTCGCCGGCGTGCCGATGCCTTCGGAATGGCTGTACGAGACAGCCGCCCGGTGGGATGTCGAGCTGGCCGCCGTCGCGGCGGTCGTCGAGGACCCGGGGACGAGTGTGCGGCTGGTCGCGGAGCCGGGGCCGACGGGTGCCGACCATGTGCGCCTCGCCGGCGTCGGCCTCGCCCTGCGGGCCCTCCCCGTGGATGTACTGATCGCCAACCGGGTGCTGCCCGAGAGCACGCACGACACCTGGCTCGCCGGCCTCGTCGCCCAGCAGCGCAAGGCGACGGAGGAGTGGGAGCAGTGCGCGCAGGACCGTCCCGTACGGCGAGTCGCCCACCTCGGCCACGACCCCCGCGGCGCCGACGACCTCACCACCCTCCACGTACCCGGCATCGGTGACGCCCCCGCCCGCGTCGAGTGGACCGTCGCCGACAACCTCGGTGACGAGGGCGTGCTCGTGTGGCACATTCCCCTGCCCGGGGCGATACGCGACGAGCTGGACCTCATCCGGCGCGGCGACGAGTTGGTCGTCACGGCGGGGCAGTTCCGCCGTATCGTTCCGCTGCCGTCGGCACTGCGCCGCTGCACGGTCGACGGCGCGGCCCTGCGCGACGGCTTCTTGAGGATCCGTTTCGCGCCGGATCCCCAGTTGTGGCCCCGGACACGGTGA